In Chelmon rostratus isolate fCheRos1 chromosome 20, fCheRos1.pri, whole genome shotgun sequence, a single window of DNA contains:
- the LOC121624077 gene encoding mannose-specific lectin-like yields the protein MSRNFLSKNDELRKGDFLLSNNGQWKAVFQEDGNFVIYGWKPVWASDTAGSDAARLCMQADCNLVMYNKSDEPRWHTNSAKSSCNMCRLYLTDDGKLSVDRECDEIWSSSSSKGMK from the exons ATGAGCAGGAACTTCTTGTCCAAAAATGATGAGCTCCGCAAGGGAGACTTTCTGCTGTCCAACAACGGGCAGTGGAAGGCTGTTTTCCAG GAAGACGGTAACTTTGTCATCTATGGCTGGAAGCCTGTGTGGGCTTCAGACACTGCCGGATCAGACGCTGCCCGTTTGTGCATGCAGGCTGACTGCAACCTGGTCATGTACAACAAATCTGATGAACCCAGGTGGCATACTAACTCCGCCAAATCCAGCTGCAACATGTGCCGCCTTTACCTGACCGATGACGGCAAACTGTCGGTGGACAGGGAGTGTGATGAGATTTGGAGCTCTTCTAGCTCCAAAGGCATGAAGTAA